The Amycolatopsis nigrescens CSC17Ta-90 genomic interval CGGTGCGCTCGGCCCGGCCCGGCTCGGCCGCGCGCAGGATGTCCAGCGCCTCCTGCTCGGTGAGCGCGTCGCTGAGGTAGCGGAAGTCCACCAGCCCGGCCAGCTCCTCCGGGCTCATCTCCGCCATGAACCTCCACAGTGGACGGCCGGCCCGGCGGGCGGCGAGGTCCCATGCCGCGTTCACCACCGCGCCGACGGCCATATGCGCCACGCCCTTCTCCGGGCCGAGCCAGCGCAGCTGCGAGTCGCCGATCAGCGTGGCCGAAAGCGCGGCCAGCGCCGCCGCGTCCTCGGGCACCTCCCGCCCGACGACGTGCCCGGACAGCGACTCGATCGCGGCGGCCTGCACGTCGTTGCCCCGGCCGATAGTGAAGGTCAGCCCGTAGCCGTCCGGCCCACCGTCGGTGTGCAGCACCACGTACGCGGCCGAATAGTCCGGATCGGGGTTCATCGCGTCGGACCCGTCCAGCTCCCGCGACGTGGGGAAGCGGACGTCGAGCACCTCCATCCCGGTGATGCGCGCCATTTCAGCCCTGCTTGGTGACGGACTGGCGCTGGCGGCCGAGCCCGTCGATCTCGAGCTCCACCACGTCGCCGGCCCGCAGGTACGGTTTCGGTTCCGGCTGGCCGAGCGCCACCCCGGCCGGGGTGCCGGTGTTGATCAGGTCGCCGGGCCGCAGCACCATGAACCGGCTGACGTAGTGCACGATCTCGGCCACCCCGAAGACCATGTCCTTTGTGGACGAATCCTGCCACTTGCGGCCGTTCACCCAGAGCCGCAGGCCCAGCGCCTGCGGGTCGGCGATCTCGTCGGCCGGCCGCAGCCACGGGCCGAGCGGGTTGAAGTTCTCGCAGGACTTGCCCTTGTCCCAGGTTCCGCCGCGGTTGAGCTGGAAGTCGCGCTCGGAGACGTCGTGCGACAGCACGTAGCCGGCGACGTGGCCGAGCGCCTCCGCCGGGCTCTCCAGGTACCGCGCGGTCTTGCCGATCACCACCCCGAGTTCGACCTCCCAGTCGGTGCTGACCGAGCCGCGCGGCAGGAACACCGGGTCGTCCGGGCCGACCACCACGTCCGGCGCCTTCATGAACAGCACCGGCTCCTCGGGAATCGCGGCACCGGTCTCGGCGGCGTGCCCGCGGTAGTTCAGCCCGACGCAGACCACCTTGCCCGGCTGAGCGATCGGCGCGCCGTTCCGCGTTCCCGGCTCGACGGCCGCGGGCAGCGCACCGTCGCGCAGCGCGTCCCGTACCCGCGCGATGCCGTCCGCTGCGAGGAAAGTGCCGTCGATGTCGGCGGTCAGCGGGCTCAGGTCGTGCAGGGTCCCGCCGTCCGCGCGAACATAGGGGCGTTCACTTCCCGGGGCACCGAGGCGCAGCAACTGCACGGATGTTTCCTCTCGCCGGAGCGTTAGCAAGCAAGACATCCGATGTATATCTCATCGCCCGCCGGGAATCTAGGGGGCGGACGGGTTGTGATCGCGGAGTGATCAGCTCAGTCGATGTGCTTCTCGAAGAAGTGCTCCCCATAGGTGGCCTCCCAGAACGGCTCGACCTCCGCATAGCCGTTCTTGGCGTACAGCCCCCTGGCCTCCACCAGGTCATTCCGGGTGTCCAGCCGGAGACGGCGGATGCCGAGGGCGCGCGCCTCCCGCTCGGCGGCGCGCAGCAGCCGCGAGCCGCCGCCCTGGCCGCGCGCGGCGGCGTCGACGTACATCCGGGTCAGCGCGGCGGTGCCGGGTTCGCGCAGTCGCAGGCCGACACATCCGACCGTTCGCCCGCCGGCGGTGGCGACCAGGAACAGGCCGGTCGGCGGCACCAGGTCGTCGCTGGGCTCCTCCGCCATCGCCATGTCGACCACGGACTCGGCCACTTCGCGTTGCCAGTACCGGTTGACGATCTCGACGTAGTAGCGCCGGAGCACGGCCGCGGCCTCCGGCTGCTCGGGCCGGGCGGGGCTGATCTCCCACGCCGGGGTGGGGGTCACCGAATTGCGCACACAGCCATCCTGACCCGGCCGTCCAGCGGTTTTCAGCCCGGCAGCCGCACCCCGGCGAGCTGAGTGGCCTGCGCGACCAGCCGTCCGGTGGCGTCCCAGACGTGCGCGACCTCGTCCATCCGGTCCCCGGTCACCTCGGTAGCCGTCATCCGCACCCGCACCGGGCCCGGCGCGGGCAGCGCGCGCAGATAGGCGCTGAGCTGCACGGTCGGCGCCCAGCCCGGCAGGCCGAGCTGGTAGGACACCGGCGGCACCGGATCCAACGCGACCAGCAGGCTGAGCGGGTCCCAGTCGGTGCCGTCGGCGAGCCGCTGCCAGGTCTGGATGCACCCCGGCGCCGAGCGGGTGCCGAAGTCGGCACCGAACGAGCCGGGGTCGAGATGCTGGGTGACGACCTCCATCAGCGGCACCTTGAACTCGCCGCCGGGCGCCTCCACCGTCGCCGGCACGCAGTCCTGTTCCGGCGGCAGCTCGGGCGCGGTCAGCGCGGACCAGGCCGGAGCGTCCGCGCTGAGCGTGCCCTGGGTGATCAGTGCCTCCACGCAGGGCCGGTCGTGCTGGCTCAGCCGCGCCCTGACCTGGGTCACCCCGCGACCGGCGCGCAGGACCTCCACCTCGGCCACCGCCGGGCCGGAGTCCGGGGCGGTGCTGAACAGGCCGCTCACCGCGGTCGGCTGGGGATGCGCGGGGCCGGTCACCTCGGCGGCCGCCCTGGCCAGGATCGCGAGCAGGTACCCGCCGTGCAGCTTGGTGCCGATCGCCCACTGCGGGTCGAGCTCGGTGTCGAAAACCGCCGTCCCGGACTTCGAACCGCGCGGCACGACCGCGGTGGCCTCGGTGAAGCTTCCCATCAGCCCTCCCTTCCCTGCGATCAAGTTGACACCGTCAGGTTAACGATGTCAACCTCGTCCCATGAGCACCAGGGTCCGGGCCCGGCGCGGTGAGGGCGAGCGCCTGCGGGAGGAGATCCTGCGGGTGGCCGAGGAGCTGCTGGTCGAGTCCGGCAGCGAGGACGCGCTGACCCTGCGGGCGGTGGCGCGGCTGGCCGGGGTCACCACGCCGTCGGTGTACCTGCACTTCGCCGACAAGGAGGCGCTGGTCCAGGCGGTCTGCCTGCGGTCGTGGAACGAGCTGCGCGAACGGATGCACGCGGCCGCGGCCAGTGCCGAGGACCCGTTCCTCGCGCTCGGCCGGTGCGGGCACGCCTACGCCAGGTTCGCCCTCGACCACCCGGTGCAGTACCGGCTGCTGATGATGCGGCCGGGTAGCCCGCAGGCCTCGGCGACCTGCTTCGGGCACATGGTCGACGGCGTTTCGGCCTGCGTAAGTGCCGGTGTGCTGCGCGGCGACCCGAAGGTGCTCGCGCTCGGCCTGTGGTCGGCCCTGCACGGCTGCGTCTCACTGCTGATCGCGCAACCCGGCTTCGCCTGGCCCGAGGACCTCGACGCCTTCATCGACGACACCATCCGGATGGCGGGCCTCGGCTCCGCGCTGGCGTCCCGCCTCCCCCGCCGCACCATCCCGGCCGCCGCCACCCTCACCACCGAACTCGACACCTTCGCCGCCCGGCTCACCCACTGACGCCACCGGCCAACTCGGTGCCGCCACGAGCAAACTCGGTGCCGGGAACGGCCAACTCGCGAGTTTGCCGAACGCGGCGGTGAGTTTGCTCGTGACGACGGGTCAGCGGAGGGTCCGTTTGGCGGCGAGGGCGACCAGGCGCTGGTAGGTGGCACCGAAAACGCGCGGGAGCGCGTCGATCAGGTAGGCGTCCGCGCCGATCAGGATCTTCGGGCTGTTGCGGGCCACGCCGCGCAGGATGGTCGCGGCCGCGGCCTCCGGCGAGGTGCGCGCGATCTTGTCGAAGGCGCGCGCGAGCTCGTCGGTGTTGCGGCTCGCGGCCGCCCGCGCGTCGCGGGCGATGTTGGTCCTGATCCCGCCGGGGTGCACGCAGCTGACCCGCACCGGGCGCTTCTCGATCAGCATCTCCTGGCGCAGCGCCTCGGTGAACCCGCGGACGGCGAACTTGGTCGCGTTGTACGCGCTCTGCGACGGGACGCCGATCAAGCCGAACACGCTGGAGATGTTCACCAGGTGCCCGTCCCCGGAGGCGATCAGGTGCGGCAGGAACGCCTTGGTGCCGTTGACCACCCCGCCGAAGTTGATCCCGACGATCCAGTCGAGCTGGTCCCAGGTCATCTCGGCGACCGTGCCGGTGAGCGCGACCCCGGCGTTGTTCACCACCAGGTTGACCTTGCCGAACTCCCCGGCCACCTGCTCGGCGTGCGCCAGCACGGCCCCCCGGTCGGCCACGTCGAGCTGGTAGGACTGCACCCGCGCACCGGCCTTCTCGCAGTGCGCCGCGGTATCCGCGGCCCGCGCGGAGTCCACATCGGACAGAGCCAGCGCGGCCCCCTTCCCGGCCAGGTTCAGCGCGAGCGCCCTGCCGATGCCCGAACCGGCCCCGGTGATCACCGCGACCTTGCCGGTGAAGTCCTTCATCCGCGCGTCCCTTCGACTGGGAGATACGAGATACCGTAAGTATCTGTTACCGTCAGTACTATCGCCGCTCCCGGTACGCAGTGTCAACACACAGGAGTGACCAGGTATGACTGTGTCTAATTCAAATGAACGTTATGCACCCTTGCCGGTGCGCCCGCCGTCCGTGCGTCACCGGCATCCGGCCGCCGCGAGCCACCCTCCGGGCGGCCCCCGTCGACCAGATAGTGCATAACCCTCATGACTGCTGCACGCGAATACGACGTGGTCGTCTTCGGGGCGACCGGGTTCACCGGCGGCATGACCGCCGAGTACCTGGCCCGCGCCGCGCCACCCGGCTTTCGCTTGGCGCTGGCCGGGCGCAACCGGGGCAAGCTCGAAGCCGTGCGCGCCCGGCTGGCCGCGCTCGATCCGGCCTGCGCGGAGCTGCCGCTGCTGACCGCGGACATCACCGACCGGGACTCGATCCTGGCAGTCGCACGGGCCACCAAGGTGGTGATCACCACGGTCGGGCCGTACGCGCTGTACGGCGCGCCGCTGGTGGCGGCCTGCGCCGAGGCGGGCACCGATTACGTCGACCTGTGCGGTGAGCCGGAGTTCGTCGACCGCACCTACCTGAACCAACATGCGAAGGCGCGGTCGAGCGGGGCGCGGATCGTGCACGCCTGCGGGTTCGACTCGATCCCCTACGACCTCGGGGTGCTCTACACCGTGCGGCAGCTTCCCTCGGACGTACCGCTCCAGGTCCGCGGGCAGGTCCGCATCGGCGCGACGCTCTCCGGCGGCACCTTCGCCAGCGCCCTGACCGCAGCCGCCAGGCCGGTGGCGATGTGGCGGGCGGCGAAGGAACGCGCCAATGCCGAGCCACGCCCCGAAGGGCGCCGGGCGCGGGCACTGACCGGTAGGCCGCGTCGCGACCACGAAACCGGGCACTGGCTGGTGCCGCTGCCGAACCTGGACCCGCAGATCGTCGCGCGCTCGGCGGCCGCGCTCGAGGAGTACGGACCGGACTTCGGCTACACGCACTACGCCGCGGTCAAGCGGCTGCCGACCGTCCTCGCCGGCGCGGCGGGCGTGGCGGCCATGGCCGCCCTCGCGCAGGTCCCGCCCGTCCGCAACGCGCTGGGAAACCTGCGCAAGCCCGGCGAAGGGCCGAGCCCGGAGCGGCGGGCGCAGTCCTGGTTCGAGGTGAGGTTCGTCGGCGAGGGCGGCGGGCAGCGGGTGGTCACCGAGGTCTCCGGCGGCGACCCCGGCTACGACGAGAGCGCGAAGATGCTCGCCGAGTCGGCCCTGTGCCTGGCCGTGGACGATCTACCGGAGACGGCCGGACAGCTCACCACCGCGGTCGCCATGGGCGACGCGCTCGTCGATCGCCTGACCAAAGCCGGCATCACCTTCCGCACCCTGCCCGGCTCGTGAGTGACGGTGTCTAAGCGGGACACCCGCACCCGAGGTGTTGCCCCCAGCAACGCTTTTCACTCACGACCCTGACCGCGGGACTCGACCTGCTTGGCGACGCGCTGGGTGTAGTCGGCACGTCCGGCGGGATCGATTGACGTGAGGGCGCGGTTGTCGCCGATCAGCCGGCGACCGAGGTTCATCAGCGGTTCCGGGGTGAGCGCGGCCAGCAGGTCCCAGGCGCCGACGTAGCCGGGCACCGGGATCTCCGCCCGCCGGGTGCGGCAGCTGCGCAGCACCGCGGCGGCGATGTCCTCCGGATCCACCGTCGGCAGGCCCCCGCCCAGCGGCACCCCGGACGCCAGCCCGGTCCGCACCGCGCTGGGCAGCACCGCGCTCACGCTCACCCCGGTGCCCGCGTACTCCCGCCGGACCGCGGCGGTCAGCCCGACCGCGGCGAACTTGCTCGCGTTGTACACCGCCATCCCCGGCAACGGAATCTTGCCGGCCATGGAGGCGATGTTGACCACGTGCCCG includes:
- a CDS encoding fumarylacetoacetate hydrolase family protein, whose product is MQLLRLGAPGSERPYVRADGGTLHDLSPLTADIDGTFLAADGIARVRDALRDGALPAAVEPGTRNGAPIAQPGKVVCVGLNYRGHAAETGAAIPEEPVLFMKAPDVVVGPDDPVFLPRGSVSTDWEVELGVVIGKTARYLESPAEALGHVAGYVLSHDVSERDFQLNRGGTWDKGKSCENFNPLGPWLRPADEIADPQALGLRLWVNGRKWQDSSTKDMVFGVAEIVHYVSRFMVLRPGDLINTGTPAGVALGQPEPKPYLRAGDVVELEIDGLGRQRQSVTKQG
- a CDS encoding GNAT family N-acetyltransferase — its product is MRNSVTPTPAWEISPARPEQPEAAAVLRRYYVEIVNRYWQREVAESVVDMAMAEEPSDDLVPPTGLFLVATAGGRTVGCVGLRLREPGTAALTRMYVDAAARGQGGGSRLLRAAEREARALGIRRLRLDTRNDLVEARGLYAKNGYAEVEPFWEATYGEHFFEKHID
- a CDS encoding saccharopine dehydrogenase family protein; protein product: MTAAREYDVVVFGATGFTGGMTAEYLARAAPPGFRLALAGRNRGKLEAVRARLAALDPACAELPLLTADITDRDSILAVARATKVVITTVGPYALYGAPLVAACAEAGTDYVDLCGEPEFVDRTYLNQHAKARSSGARIVHACGFDSIPYDLGVLYTVRQLPSDVPLQVRGQVRIGATLSGGTFASALTAAARPVAMWRAAKERANAEPRPEGRRARALTGRPRRDHETGHWLVPLPNLDPQIVARSAAALEEYGPDFGYTHYAAVKRLPTVLAGAAGVAAMAALAQVPPVRNALGNLRKPGEGPSPERRAQSWFEVRFVGEGGGQRVVTEVSGGDPGYDESAKMLAESALCLAVDDLPETAGQLTTAVAMGDALVDRLTKAGITFRTLPGS
- a CDS encoding SDR family oxidoreductase; protein product: MKLPFSHRYPAIDLAGAVVVVTGGGRGIGRATAEAFAARGATVCLGDLDRAAAEEAAKAIGPATRPYTVDVSARASFEAFSSAVLAEFGRIDVLVNNAGVMPLGDFLTEADALSRTTMDVNVWGPIHGMRLVLPAMIARGRGHVVNIASMAGKIPLPGMAVYNASKFAAVGLTAAVRREYAGTGVSVSAVLPSAVRTGLASGVPLGGGLPTVDPEDIAAAVLRSCRTRRAEIPVPGYVGAWDLLAALTPEPLMNLGRRLIGDNRALTSIDPAGRADYTQRVAKQVESRGQGRE
- a CDS encoding SDR family NAD(P)-dependent oxidoreductase yields the protein MKDFTGKVAVITGAGSGIGRALALNLAGKGAALALSDVDSARAADTAAHCEKAGARVQSYQLDVADRGAVLAHAEQVAGEFGKVNLVVNNAGVALTGTVAEMTWDQLDWIVGINFGGVVNGTKAFLPHLIASGDGHLVNISSVFGLIGVPSQSAYNATKFAVRGFTEALRQEMLIEKRPVRVSCVHPGGIRTNIARDARAAASRNTDELARAFDKIARTSPEAAAATILRGVARNSPKILIGADAYLIDALPRVFGATYQRLVALAAKRTLR
- a CDS encoding TetR/AcrR family transcriptional regulator; the encoded protein is MSTRVRARRGEGERLREEILRVAEELLVESGSEDALTLRAVARLAGVTTPSVYLHFADKEALVQAVCLRSWNELRERMHAAAASAEDPFLALGRCGHAYARFALDHPVQYRLLMMRPGSPQASATCFGHMVDGVSACVSAGVLRGDPKVLALGLWSALHGCVSLLIAQPGFAWPEDLDAFIDDTIRMAGLGSALASRLPRRTIPAAATLTTELDTFAARLTH
- a CDS encoding thioesterase family protein; this encodes MGSFTEATAVVPRGSKSGTAVFDTELDPQWAIGTKLHGGYLLAILARAAAEVTGPAHPQPTAVSGLFSTAPDSGPAVAEVEVLRAGRGVTQVRARLSQHDRPCVEALITQGTLSADAPAWSALTAPELPPEQDCVPATVEAPGGEFKVPLMEVVTQHLDPGSFGADFGTRSAPGCIQTWQRLADGTDWDPLSLLVALDPVPPVSYQLGLPGWAPTVQLSAYLRALPAPGPVRVRMTATEVTGDRMDEVAHVWDATGRLVAQATQLAGVRLPG